From one Alphaproteobacteria bacterium genomic stretch:
- a CDS encoding shikimate kinase encodes MSDSEQAEGEHKAAEIRPAARDRDRSIVMVGLMGAGKSSIGRRLAERLDLPFVDADTEIEAAAGCSIAEFFERHGEAEFRDGERRVIARLLEDEPKVLATGGGAFMDPETRAAIAHAGISVWLRADLDTLVRRTSRRTDRPLLNDGNPASTLESLMETRHPVYAQADIVVESNDGPPDDTVERVIDALATFRDRTEASPAK; translated from the coding sequence ATGAGCGATTCTGAACAAGCCGAAGGCGAACACAAAGCGGCGGAAATTCGACCGGCAGCACGCGACCGGGATCGTTCCATCGTGATGGTCGGCCTGATGGGGGCCGGCAAGTCATCCATCGGGCGCCGTCTGGCGGAACGTCTGGACCTGCCCTTCGTCGATGCCGATACGGAAATCGAGGCTGCGGCCGGTTGCAGCATTGCCGAATTTTTCGAACGCCACGGCGAGGCCGAATTTCGCGACGGCGAGCGTCGGGTCATCGCGCGCCTGCTGGAGGACGAACCCAAGGTCCTGGCTACCGGCGGCGGCGCCTTCATGGATCCGGAAACCCGCGCCGCGATCGCCCATGCCGGCATTTCGGTCTGGCTGCGCGCCGATCTCGACACGCTGGTGCGACGTACGTCCCGGCGCACGGATCGTCCGCTTCTCAATGACGGCAATCCCGCGAGCACACTGGAAAGCTTGATGGAGACCCGCCATCCGGTCTATGCGCAGGCAGATATTGTCGTCGAGAGCAACGACGGCCCGCCCGACGATACCGTCGAGCGGGTGATCGACGCTCTGGCGACGTTCAGGGACAGGACGGAGGCATCGCCCGCAAAATGA
- the xerD gene encoding site-specific tyrosine recombinase XerD, with amino-acid sequence MSRRREPVSSAAVSRYFDAFLELLLAERGASANTVAAYRRDLEDAALFLDGSDKGGRAVLDGATTDDLRRYLKHLEGRGMAARTSARRLSTLRQFYRFLYADGLRTDDPSAILESPRQGRSLPKILSETDVGALLGAAAARDDPEGKRICALVELCYATGMRVTELVGLPLAAVQRDPEVLIVRGKGDKERMVPMSPPARQAVRDYLGERDAFVPDGTTNPFLFPGRGGKHLSRQRFFQLLKALAEEADLDPRKVSPHVLRHAFATHLLHHDADLRSVQQMLGHADISTTQIYTHVLDERMRRLVADHHPLASRANAN; translated from the coding sequence ATGAGCCGGCGGCGCGAGCCCGTTTCATCGGCGGCTGTCAGCCGGTATTTCGATGCATTTCTGGAACTGCTATTGGCCGAACGGGGGGCGTCGGCCAACACGGTCGCGGCCTACCGGCGCGACCTCGAGGACGCGGCGCTTTTCCTTGACGGCTCCGACAAGGGCGGCAGGGCGGTGCTCGACGGCGCCACGACGGATGACCTGCGGCGCTACCTCAAGCATCTCGAGGGCCGCGGTATGGCTGCGCGAACCTCGGCCCGGCGCCTGTCCACCCTGCGTCAGTTCTATCGCTTCCTGTATGCGGACGGACTGCGCACCGACGATCCGAGCGCCATTCTCGAAAGCCCGCGGCAGGGACGCTCGTTGCCGAAGATCCTCTCCGAGACCGATGTGGGCGCGCTGCTCGGCGCGGCGGCGGCGCGCGACGACCCCGAAGGAAAACGGATCTGCGCGTTGGTCGAGCTTTGCTACGCCACAGGGATGCGGGTCACGGAGCTTGTCGGTCTGCCGCTCGCGGCGGTGCAGCGCGATCCGGAGGTTTTGATCGTGCGGGGTAAGGGTGACAAGGAACGGATGGTCCCGATGAGCCCGCCCGCCCGCCAGGCCGTACGGGATTATCTGGGGGAACGCGACGCCTTCGTGCCGGACGGAACCACCAACCCGTTCCTGTTTCCCGGACGCGGTGGAAAGCATCTGAGCCGCCAGCGCTTCTTCCAGCTTCTGAAGGCGTTGGCGGAAGAAGCGGATCTCGACCCGCGCAAGGTCAGCCCGCATGTGCTCAGGCATGCTTTCGCTACGCATTTGCTGCATCACGATGCGGACCTGCGCAGCGTCCAGCAAATGCTCGGTCACGCCGACATATCGACTACCCAGATATACACCCATGTGCTTGATGAGCGGATGCGGCGTCTCGTCGCCGATCATCATCCTCTTGCCAGCCGGGCAAACGCGAACTAG